DNA sequence from the Oncorhynchus nerka isolate Pitt River linkage group LG9b, Oner_Uvic_2.0, whole genome shotgun sequence genome:
GGGGGAGAGGTCTGCAGATAGCACAGGGAGTGAGATGGGGTTGGCAGAGACTACATTATGGCTCTTTGATTTCTTAGTATATTTTCTCTTTTTAACAGTCTCCACTTGTGACTCTAGCTTACGCTTCAGCGATATTTCAGATGTCTTTTCCCTATTCCCCTCAGTTTCCTGTGACTGGTCTACTTTATGGCTCTGTGACTTTCTAGTATGTTTCCACTTCCTCACAGTCTCCTGCGACTGGTCATGTGATTGAGCTACCTTGGAGGTCTGTGACGTTTTAGATGCATGTTTCCTCTTGCTCAAATTCTCACTGTCCTGCGACTGGTCGGTCTCCTGCGACTGGTCTACCTTAGGGGTCTCTGATTTTTTTGTATACTTCCTCTTTGTCACCGGTGCCGGACACCTGTCCTCAAGGCCAGGCGCAGGTGAGTTGGATGTCAAGGACTGTGTCTCAGCCTCTGTTTGGTCCTCTGGCTGTGAACATGCGTGTGTATCTGTTAGGGCCTGATTGGTCTGATGTCCTAGGACAGTACGAGGTGTCTTGTCTTTGGGTGGCCTCCCCCTCTTGCGCTGTTCACTGTGTGGCTGTGAACTTGGGTCTGAATCAGAACGGGACTGGATTTGATGTCCTGGGACAGTATGAGGTGTCTTGTCTTTGGGTGGCCTCCCCCTCTTGCGCCGTTCACTGTGTGGCTGTGAACTTGGGTCTGAATCAGAACGGGACTGGATTTGATGTCCTGGGACAGTATGAGGTGTCTTGTCTTTGGGTGGCCTCCCCCTCTTGCGCCGTTCACTGTGTGGCTGTGAACATGGGTCTGAATCAGAACGGGACTCGATTTGATGTCCTGGGACAGTACGAGGTGTCTTGTCTTTGGGTGGCCTCCCCCTCTTGCGCCGTTCACCGTGTGGCTGTGAACTTGGGTCTGAATCAGAAGGGGACTGGATCTCCTGCGACTGGTCAGTCTCCTGCGACTGGTCTGTCTCCTGCGACTGGTCTACCTTAGGGGTCTCTGATTTTTTTCTATACTTCCTCACCGGTGACTGACACCTGTCCTCAGGCACAGGTGAGTTGGATGAGAGGGGATGTGTCACTGTGACAGCATCAGTTTGTTCCTCTCGCTGTGAACATGTGTCTGAATCTGAAGGGGACTGGATTTTATGTCCTGGGACAGTATGAGGTGTCTTGTCTTTGGGTGGCCTCCCCCTCTTGTGCCATTCACCGTGTGGCTGTGAACTTGGGTCTGAATCTGAAGGGGACTGGATCTGATGTTCTGGGACAGTATGAGGTGTCTTGTCTTTGGGTGGCCTCCCCCTCTTGTGCCATTCACCGTGTGGCTGTGAACTTGGGTCTGAATCTGAAGGGGACTGGATCTGATGTTCTGGGACAGTATGAGGTGTCTTGTCTTTGGGTGGCCTCCCCCTCTTGCGCCGTTCACCGTGTGGCTGTGAACTTGGGTCTGAATCAGAAGGGGACTGGATCTCCTGCGACTGGTCAGTCTCCTGCGACTGGTCAGTCTCCTGCGACTGGTCAGTCTCCTGCGACTGGTCAGTCTCCTGCGACTGGTCTACCTTAGGGGTCTCTGATTTTTTTCTATACTTCCTCACCGGTGACTGACACCTGTCCTCAGGCACAGGTGAGTTGGATGAGAGGGGATGTGTCACTGTGACAGCATCAGTTTGTTCCTCTCGCTGTGAACTTGGGTCTGAATCTGAAGGGGACTGGATCTGATGTCCTGGGACAGTATGAGGTGTCTTGTCTTTGGGTGGCCTCCCCCTCTTGCGCCATTCACCGTGTGGCTGTGAACTTGGGTCTGAATCTGAAGGGGACTGGATCTGATGTCCTGGGACAGTATGAGGTGTCTTGTCTTTGGGTGGCCTCCCCCTCTTGCGCCATTCACCGTGTGGCTGTGAACTTGGGTCTGAATCTGAAGGGGACTGGATCTGATGTCCTGGGACAGTATGAGGTGTCTTGTCTTTGGGTGGCCTCCCCCTCTTGCGCCGTTCACCGTGTGGCTGTGCCTGATCAGAGGTTCCTTTCTCTGTGGTCCTCTGTTTCTGGGGTGAAACAAATGGTTCAGCCTCTAGCTCTCTGGTCAGTGAATATGTGTGATCTCTAGCAATTAGGACATTATGGCTGGTTGTATCTCCTTGTTCTACAGATGGACTACAGAGATAGGACCCTTCGTTACGATGTACCCTCTGTAAATCCCTGGTGGGGGAAGGTAGTTCAGAGGAGCCCACAGGTGGGCTGGGTGACAGGGGCTGTGTCTCAACCTCTGTTAGGGCATCAGGTGACTGACACCGGTCCTCAGGCACAGGTGGGCTGGGTGACAGGGGCTGTGTCTCAACCTCTGTTAGGGCATCAGGTGACTGACACCGGTCCTCAGGCACAGGTGGGCTGGGTGACAGGGGCTGTGTCTCAACCTCTGTTAGGACATCAGGTGACTGACACCGGTCCTCAGGCATAGGTGAGTTGGATGAGAGGGGATGTATCACTCTGACAGCATTAGTTTCTTCCTCTCGCTGTGAACATGGGTCTGAATCTGAAGGGGACTGGATCTGATGTTCTGGGACTGTATGAGGTGTCTTGTCTTTGGGTGGCCTCCCCCTCTTGCGCCGTTCACTGTGTGGCTGTGATGCATCAGAGGTTCCATTCTCTGCTGTCTTCTGTTTCTGGGGTGTAATTAGTGATTGAGACAGGCTAGCAGGGTTGGTTGAAACAGGTGTTTGAACTGGGCTAAGTCCTGGCTGTGGAGTGGATGTTTGGTGGTTGGTCCAATTTGAGTTCTTCTGAGTGGAAAAGGAAGAACTGTCCTCTGGTGAATTCATGTTCAAGGCCAGGCGAGCTCCAGCGCTTCAACTCCTCAGGAGGGCAACGCTTGTCATCTTGAGCTGTGGTGGAACCATGCATGAAGATAACAGCTTTATTCTTTGTGTTGATCAAATAACAGCCATGTCAATTTCCCGAGAGGGTTGTAACATTAAATGTGTAGGCTAGTAATTAGAACCCAAGAAACATCTTAGCAAACATCTGgccagctagctagatagctaaacaCTGACAGCTTGTGAATTTGAAAGTTACGTTACTAGACCAAACTGTGGCTATTCAAATGATTAACACCTTCCGTTTACATCTTGAAAACGAGATGGTGCACCTCAAAAGATTTCATCATGCAACATTTCAAATaaataacgttagctagttagccGTTAGCTAGCTGACAACACTACTAGAGATCGGTCTCATCAGATATTTAAAAATAA
Encoded proteins:
- the LOC115118594 gene encoding serine/arginine repetitive matrix protein 2-like isoform X2, with the protein product MNSPEDSSSFSTQKNSNWTNHQTSTPQPGLSPVQTPVSTNPASLSQSLITPQKQKTAENGTSDASQPHSERRKRGRPPKDKTPHTVPEHQIQSPSDSDPCSQREEETNAVRVIHPLSSNSPMPEDRCQSPDVLTEVETQPLSPSPPVPEDRCQSPDALTEVETQPLSPSPPVPEDRCQSPDALTEVETQPLSPSPPVGSSELPSPTRDLQRVHRNEGSYLCSPSVEQGDTTSHNVLIARDHTYSLTRELEAEPFVSPQKQRTTEKGTSDQAQPHGERRKRGRPPKDKTPHTVPGHQIQSPSDSDPSSQPHGEWRKRGRPPKDKTPHTVPGHQIQSPSDSDPSSQPHGEWRKRGRPPKDKTPHTVPGHQIQSPSDSDPSSQREEQTDAVTVTHPLSSNSPVPEDRCQSPVRKYRKKSETPKVDQSQETDQSQETDQSQETDQSQETDQSQEIQSPSDSDPSSQPHGERRKRGRPPKDKTPHTVPEHQIQSPSDSDPSSQPHGEWHKRGRPPKDKTPHTVPEHQIQSPSDSDPSSQPHGEWHKRGRPPKDKTPHTVPGHKIQSPSDSDTCSQREEQTDAVTVTHPLSSNSPVPEDRCQSPVRKYRKKSETPKVDQSQETDQSQETDQSQEIQSPSDSDPSSQPHGERRKRGRPPKDKTPRTVPGHQIESRSDSDPCSQPHSERRKRGRPPKDKTPHTVPGHQIQSRSDSDPSSQPHSERRKRGRPPKDKTPHTVPGHQIQSRSDSDPSSQPHSEQRKRGRPPKDKTPRTVLGHQTNQALTDTHACSQPEDQTEAETQSLTSNSPAPGLEDRCPAPVTKRKYTKKSETPKVDQSQETDQSQDSENLSKRKHASKTSQTSKVAQSHDQSQETVRKWKHTRKSQSHKVDQSQETEGNREKTSEISLKRKLESQVETVKKRKYTKKSKSHNVVSANPISLPVLSADLSPSVVSSTHNPPGVPKRKHRKKTQSHRVDSESVSSFPVLSAELSPIWSLSPTLSPPGVSSSTSTPKRVRGRTKGVQQQICLSSTPDPRSSIGTANPFSVAPSPLAPSSKPDSPQNASPITWKLFHLDKIPEPDGAVPSSKPWGKPRGRPRKDPAGVKKPAVVKGVKKPAVVKGVKKLAVVKGVKKLAVVKGVKKPAVVKGVKKLAVVKGVKKLAVVKGVKKLAVVKGVKKPAVVNGVKKLAVVKGVKKPAVVKGVKKPAVVKGVKKPAVVKGVKKPAVVKGVKKPAVVKGVKKPAVVKGVKKPAVVKGVKKPAVVESVKDPTVVKRVKNPAVGKRVKTQCGKKVKTAAEGGSQTCSSEDGPPAKHRRRIRKGLTAEGGSQTCSSEEGPPAKHRRRIRKGLTAEGGSQTCSSEGPPAKHRRRIRKGLTAEGGSQTCSSEGPPAKHRRRIKKGLTAEGGSQTCSSEEGPPAKHRRRIRKGLTAEGVERVGLQSDDSTSSQPIQCSRPRFELLELDSPDEDTGDASLSSNLSIELSLQEDHLTSLPLEEEEEEEQEDEEDLPSFLNNTKPLSITEGICVWCKFRNYPFWPAMVKSVNRKMKKASIVFIDNLLFDKKRIRKGFSVALKTLKPFDCEEADQLVCKARESYDAAIKWCLELIADYRIRIGCGFTGSFIEYFSDDISCPVRRRYPQSTSDLNFPSKLMLEEQFLTSDLGEEEEEGSGRQEEERRRRRRKLLPDRSKAARNRANEKLVDFIVKQRRVETRLLGVIGGQQQSKWLRWFLAASRSVVDTYLEDEDQLDQVYQYLRGVYDTAPLTAPCLADVDRIRLVLDVLLPEAIIYAIAGVDKLSLVKAEDKYLKGPCLSKREREEFDWMIEQQMKMKASIGQRPAH
- the LOC115118594 gene encoding serine/arginine repetitive matrix protein 2-like isoform X3; the encoded protein is MNSPEDSSSFSTQKNSNWTNHQTSTPQPGLSPVQTPVSTNPASLSQSLITPQKQKTAENGTSDASQPHSERRKRGRPPKDKTPHTVPEHQIQSPSDSDPCSQREEETNAVRVIHPLSSNSPMPEDRCQSPDVLTEVETQPLSPSPPVPEDRCQSPDALTEVETQPLSPSPPVPEDRCQSPDALTEVETQPLSPSPPVGSSELPSPTRDLQRVHRNEGSYLCSPSVEQGDTTSHNVLIARDHTYSLTRELEAEPFVSPQKQRTTEKGTSDQAQPHGERRKRGRPPKDKTPHTVPGHQIQSPSDSDPSSQPHGEWRKRGRPPKDKTPHTVPGHQIQSPSDSDPSSQPHGEWRKRGRPPKDKTPHTVPGHQIQSPSDSDPSSQREEQTDAVTVTHPLSSNSPVPEDRCQSPVRKYRKKSETPKVDQSQETDQSQETDQSQETDQSQETDQSQEIQSPSDSDPSSQPHGERRKRGRPPKDKTPHTVPEHQIQSPSDSDPSSQPHGEWHKRGRPPKDKTPHTVPEHQIQSPSDSDPSSQPHGEWHKRGRPPKDKTPHTVPGHKIQSPSDSDTCSQREEQTDAVTVTHPLSSNSPVPEDRCQSPVRKYRKKSETPKVDQSQETDQSQETDQSQEIQSPSDSDPSSQPHGERRKRGRPPKDKTPRTVPGHQIESRSDSDPCSQPHSERRKRGRPPKDKTPHTVPGHQIQSRSDSDPSSQPHSERRKRGRPPKDKTPHTVPGHQIQSRSDSDPSSQPHSEQRKRGRPPKDKTPRTVLGHQTNQALTDTHACSQPEDQTEAETQSLTSNSPAPGLEDRCPAPVTKRKYTKKSETPKVDQSQETDQSQDSENLSKRKHASKTSQTSKVAQSHDQSQETVRKWKHTRKSQSHKVDQSQETEGNREKTSEISLKRKLESQVETVKKRKYTKKSKSHNVVSANPISLPVLSADLSPSVVSSTHNPPGVPKRKHRKKTQSHRVDSESVSSFPVLSAELSPIWSLSPTLSPPGVSSSTSTPKRVRGRTKGVQQQICLSSTPDPRSSIGTANPFSVAPSPLAPSSKPDSPQNASPITWKLFHLDKIPEPDGAVPSSKPWGKPRGRPRKDPAGVKKPAVVKGVKKPAVVKGVKKLAVVKGVKKLAVVKGVKKPAVVKGVKKLAVVKGVKKLAVVKGVKKLAVVKGVKKPAVVNGVKKLAVVKGVKKPAVVKGVKKPAVVKGVKKPAVVKGVKKPAVVKGVKKPAVVKGVKKPAVVKGVKKPAVVKGVKKPAVVKGVKKPAVVESVKDPTVVKRVKNPAVGKRVKTQCGKKVKTAAEGGSQTCSSEDGPPAKHRRRIRKGLTAEGGSQTCSSEEGPPAKHRRRIRKGLTAEGGSQTCSSEGPPAKHRRRIRKGLTAEGGSQTCSSEGPPAKHRRRIKKGLTAEGGSQTCSSEEGPPAKHRRRIRKGLTAEGVERVGLQSDDSTSSQPIQCSRPRFELLELDSPDEDTGDASLSSNLSIELSLQEDHLTSLPLEEEEEEEQEDEEDLPSFLNNTKPLSITEGICVWCKFRNYPFWPAMVKSVNRKMKKASIVFIDNLLFDKKRIRKGFSVALKTLKPFDCEEADQLVCKARESYDAAIKWCLELIADYRIRIGCGFTGSFIEYFSDDISSLPQASHNKLGEFWPIHPDRTGVTESGL
- the LOC115118594 gene encoding serine/arginine repetitive matrix protein 2-like isoform X1 encodes the protein MNSPEDSSSFSTQKNSNWTNHQTSTPQPGLSPVQTPVSTNPASLSQSLITPQKQKTAENGTSDASQPHSERRKRGRPPKDKTPHTVPEHQIQSPSDSDPCSQREEETNAVRVIHPLSSNSPMPEDRCQSPDVLTEVETQPLSPSPPVPEDRCQSPDALTEVETQPLSPSPPVPEDRCQSPDALTEVETQPLSPSPPVGSSELPSPTRDLQRVHRNEGSYLCSPSVEQGDTTSHNVLIARDHTYSLTRELEAEPFVSPQKQRTTEKGTSDQAQPHGERRKRGRPPKDKTPHTVPGHQIQSPSDSDPSSQPHGEWRKRGRPPKDKTPHTVPGHQIQSPSDSDPSSQPHGEWRKRGRPPKDKTPHTVPGHQIQSPSDSDPSSQREEQTDAVTVTHPLSSNSPVPEDRCQSPVRKYRKKSETPKVDQSQETDQSQETDQSQETDQSQETDQSQEIQSPSDSDPSSQPHGERRKRGRPPKDKTPHTVPEHQIQSPSDSDPSSQPHGEWHKRGRPPKDKTPHTVPEHQIQSPSDSDPSSQPHGEWHKRGRPPKDKTPHTVPGHKIQSPSDSDTCSQREEQTDAVTVTHPLSSNSPVPEDRCQSPVRKYRKKSETPKVDQSQETDQSQETDQSQEIQSPSDSDPSSQPHGERRKRGRPPKDKTPRTVPGHQIESRSDSDPCSQPHSERRKRGRPPKDKTPHTVPGHQIQSRSDSDPSSQPHSERRKRGRPPKDKTPHTVPGHQIQSRSDSDPSSQPHSEQRKRGRPPKDKTPRTVLGHQTNQALTDTHACSQPEDQTEAETQSLTSNSPAPGLEDRCPAPVTKRKYTKKSETPKVDQSQETDQSQDSENLSKRKHASKTSQTSKVAQSHDQSQETVRKWKHTRKSQSHKVDQSQETEGNREKTSEISLKRKLESQVETVKKRKYTKKSKSHNVVSANPISLPVLSADLSPSVVSSTHNPPGVPKRKHRKKTQSHRVDSESVSSFPVLSAELSPIWSLSPTLSPPGVSSSTSTPKRVRGRTKGVQQQICLSSTPDPRSSIGTANPFSVAPSPLAPSSKPDSPQNASPITWKLFHLDKIPEPDGAVPSSKPWGKPRGRPRKDPAGVKKPAVVKGVKKPAVVKGVKKLAVVKGVKKLAVVKGVKKPAVVKGVKKLAVVKGVKKLAVVKGVKKLAVVKGVKKPAVVNGVKKLAVVKGVKKPAVVKGVKKPAVVKGVKKPAVVKGVKKPAVVKGVKKPAVVKGVKKPAVVKGVKKPAVVKGVKKPAVVKGVKKPAVVESVKDPTVVKRVKNPAVGKRVKTQCGKKVKTAAEGGSQTCSSEDGPPAKHRRRIRKGLTAEGGSQTCSSEEGPPAKHRRRIRKGLTAEGGSQTCSSEGPPAKHRRRIRKGLTAEGGSQTCSSEGPPAKHRRRIKKGLTAEGGSQTCSSEEGPPAKHRRRIRKGLTAEGVERVGLQSDDSTSSQPIQCSRPRFELLELDSPDEDTGDASLSSNLSIELSLQEDHLTSLPLEEEEEEEQEDEEDLPSFLNNTKPLSITEGICVWCKFRNYPFWPAMVKSVNRKMKKASIVFIDNLLFDKKRIRKGFSVALKTLKPFDCEEADQLVCKARESYDAAIKWCLELIADYRIRIGCGFTGSFIEYFSDDISCPVRRRYPQSTSDLNFPSKLMLEEQFLTSDLGEEEEEGSGRQEEERRRRRRKLLPDRSKAARNRANEKLVDFIVKQRRVETRLLGVIGGQQQSKWLRWFLAASRSVVDTYLEDEDQLDQVYQYLRGVYDTAPLTAPCLADVDRIRLVLDVLLPEAIIYAIAGVDKLSLVKAEDKYLKGPCLSKREREEFDWMIEQQMKMKASIGQRPAH